The nucleotide sequence CAAAAATTTTCATTAATATTATCTTTAGTTATGTTAAAGTGTTTCTCTATATGTCGCTTTAGCTGATTGGTATCAACTTTATTATGTTTTATTTTCGATTCAATCATAATTGCCCAATCATCAAGAATTAGCCAGCCGTCGGGTCTGCTGCCTTTAGATTTATTCTCTGCTACTGATTTTATTAAATCTTTTTTTGTAATCTCAGGCTTAATGTTTGAAATAACTAGTAAAATTTTTTTTGTTTTTTTATCTTTTATTTTCTCAGAAAGTTGTTTGTCAATATTTTGTAAATCAAAGTAAATATTCTTTGATTTATCTATCCGTATAGAATTTTCTTTAAAAAGTAGGTTAAAATATTTAATAATATTGTTTTGAAATGATTTTAGAGTGATTAAAAATGCGCGAGTTAAATTATCCTCCAAAACTTCGAATTGTTTTTTATCCTTTAATGTTAATTCATCAAGCGAATCTTCTGAATTATTTTTTCTTTTGCCACCGATAGAGTAAGAATAAAATAAGTTGAAGTGAGGATCCTTAAAATCAATATGACTTCTATTATTTCTCATTTTGAATTTTATATTTTTCCCTTGAAATCAGTAGAAAAAATATTAGAATTACATTAAGCAGCTAACTATTACTTATACCGAATTGGTGGTCCTCAATCCGGTTGTTATTTAAGAATTATTTTCTAATCTACCGACCACATTATTTATTATTTTTTTCTTCTAACTTATTTTAATGCTTATACTTAAAAATGCAATTACCGGGTTCTTTCAGGAATATATTCCCGAAAGTTTTTCTCATCTATCAACTTTTAATCCAATGGGCTTCTAACTCCAATGCCTCTATTCAACACGTGAGTATATATCATCGTTGTCTTCACTGAATTATGCCCCAGCAATTCCTGTACAGTTCTGATATCATAACCGTTTTGCAGAAGATGTGTAGCAAAGCTGTGTCTTAAAGTATGTGGTGAAGCTTGCTTTGCAACTCCTGATTTCCGAACGGCTGCTTTAAAATCTTTTTGAAATGTACTTGGATGCAAATGTACTCTGAAATATTTTCTTAACTCCGAATTATAAACAGGACTTTTTGCCGGGAATATATATTGCCAGGCAAGCTCTTTACCAGCATTCGGATATTTTTTTGCAAGTGCATACGGTAATGGAGCTTCTATTTTTTGCCCAGCCAAATCTTTCTTGAATAGATTTTTGACTTTGTTTAAATGAGTTCTAAAGTCGGTAACAAGCTTGTCTGGCAGTACAGTAATTCTGTCTTTCTCACCTTTGCCATCCCTAACAGAAATTGTCATCAAATCAAGATCGATGTCTTTTACTCTTAAACTTAAACATTCACCTAATCTTAAACCTGCACCATAGAGCAGTTTGGAAATCATCAGTGCGATACCTTCCAAATTTTCGAATATTTTTTTAACCTCCTCTTTTGAAAGCACAACAGGTAAGTGTTTCTTTCGGTGTGTAAACTTAATTTCTTCAAT is from Ignavibacteriota bacterium and encodes:
- a CDS encoding integron integrase: MPALKLLDKVRTELRSKHYSIKTEKAYTNWIKRFVFFHNKRHPNEMGAEEIKSFINNLATDHHVSSATQNQALQGILFLYKNILNKNVGWIEEIKFTHRKKHLPVVLSKEEVKKIFENLEGIALMISKLLYGAGLRLGECLSLRVKDIDLDLMTISVRDGKGEKDRITVLPDKLVTDFRTHLNKVKNLFKKDLAGQKIEAPLPYALAKKYPNAGKELAWQYIFPAKSPVYNSELRKYFRVHLHPSTFQKDFKAAVRKSGVAKQASPHTLRHSFATHLLQNGYDIRTVQELLGHNSVKTTMIYTHVLNRGIGVRSPLD